DNA from Gracilinanus agilis isolate LMUSP501 chromosome 3, AgileGrace, whole genome shotgun sequence:
ACAGATGACAGTGGACCATCTGAAAATGCTCCGGGCCACTGGAGGGTCTGGTAAGTGAAGCCCTTCTTTCCAAGGGGCTGAGGTGGAGAGAACCTAAGGCCAAACTCTGTACCTCCTTCCCTGTTTCATCTTGCTGACATTTCTTCCCCCTTCCATTAAATGAAGGTCCATTAAAAGAAGGTtcctccttcttgacctctctgcagcctttgacagtATTGATCATCCTCTCCTCTTAGATATTCTCTTTTGTCTTCTGAGGCTTTATGGTGTCCTGAAAAGAGTACTCTGAGCTTAGAACTGTTAAATCCCAAATTTAAATCCCAgtgctcttcttccttctttccttccttccttccttccttctttctttccttccttctttccttccttccttccttccttccatccttcctttctttcttttgttccttccttcctttctttctcttttccttactttcctacctttcttcattcttccttcccttttcttccttccttcctttctttcttttttctttcattcattttttcttccttacttcttttctttatcccttaccttccatcttagaatcaatactgtatattggttccaaggcagaagagcaagtaaGAACTAGGAAATgcaggttaagtgccttgcccagggtcacacagctaagaaatctttgaggccagatttgaactctgaacctcccatctcttggcctgctCTCAGTTCACTGACCCACTTAGCTACCCTCTACTTCTGcaactttctacctgtgtgatctaaggaaactctctgagcctcagtttccttacttgtaaaattaagaagttggattagatgatgtctaaagttctttccagatctaaattctATCTCTACCCATTGCCACTTCCACTGTTCCAGGGGAGCACGATATTGCTTCAACTGGCTGGCTGATGCCTTATTCAGCTGTCTAGCTTTCCCTACTATCTTTAGACTAGAGTTGAgtctgtgaattaaaaaaaaattatttggtgggagaagctaggtggctcagggaattgaaAGCCGggtctagacatgggaggtcccgTCAAATGCTTTCTAAATATTTAAGTACCAAATAAGGGTGAattattcaaatctggcctcagatactttccagccatgtgaccctggaaaagtcacttaacccccattgcctggcccttacagctcttctgccttggatccaatacacagtatcgatcctaaaggcagaaggtaagggtttaaaattttttgagcaGTGTAGTTTAATGTGTGTCCCTCCAAACCCTCCACCCTTACAGGACACTGATGTCTTAGAGATGTTGGTGACCAAGTCAGAGGACCAGCTCTTTCGGTAGAAATCTTGGGTGCTGTGGCAGACCAATGGGCATGGTGGCTTTGTGTCCAAGAACACAGTGTGGTTCTGTGTCCAGAATGCTAGGAGTCCTGGCTCAATTACCATGACCCGTGGAATGAATCAGGGGGCTCCATGGAAagacagccaggcccagagatggaaggtctagggtttaaacctggcctcagacacttcctggctgtgtgacctgggcaagtcattggacCCAcgggagaaggaaacagcaaaccactccaggatctttaccagGAAAGCCCCATGGGCAGGATGGtcccccagggtcacagagccccAGGCCCTCTTGGCTGGCTTTTCCTTGAATTAAAAGGGGTTTCCAGCTCCCAAATGCCTCCTCTAGCACAGCTTGCAGTGTTTTTCGGTGGAAGAGACTTTGGGTGAAGGCAAGGAAGGAGCTTGAAAAATGTCTTCCTGGCCCCAGCAGGAGCCCATGGGGTCCTGTCACACTCCAGCCCTTCTGGCCTCCACAGTGACCATGATTTCTGCACCAGGCCCTAGCCCTTTGCCTCAGGGAGAACAGAATTGTGGGCCTATGaagctagagctagaagggacttttcttcctttgagatgAGGCAGACCAAATGTCAGTATGATGATGTAATGTAAAAAAGACACCGGACCTGGAGTCAACAGATCTGAGTGTGAATCTTAGCTCTGCTGCTGTCTGGTATGattaggaggaggaggaataagaatttagataatataaaaaatgttaagaatgtaACATTTAAGAATGGCATCTAGAGGGTACAGCcaatagaacactgggcctacagtcaggaagactcatctttgtgagttcaaatctggcctcagatgcgtcctagctgtgtgaccctggacaagtcatttaaccctgtttgcctcagtttccttatctaaaaggagctggagaaggaaatggcaaatcactctgatatctttgctaagaaaactccaaatggagtgaGATATGAACAAAAgcatagtactttaagatttacagaattaatattttattattaatgttaataataacaGTAGCTGATAAAGACTTTGGGTGTGGAACTGATTGTATTACTAGGTTTAGCCAGCAttttggttaattttgctgaattgattcttttcttttaaataaaatcctaactttctgccttggaatcaatactaagttttgattccaaggcataagagaggtaagggctaggcaattggagataagtgacttgcccagggtcacatagctagggagtgtctaaggccaaatttgaaccctgaattgattttttcctttcttttgagtcTTTGTCACCAAAGATGctttattgataaggaaataagaaagggatatcttcagaaataaatggaataggggggcagctgggtagctcagtagattgagagcctggtctagagatgggaggtccttggttcaaatctgacctcagacacttcccagctgtgtgaccctggtcaagtcacttgacccctattgcctagcccttaccactcttttgccatggagccaatacacagtattgactctaagacaaaaggtaatggtttaaaattttttttaataaaagaaataaatggaataggagcagctagattgctcagtggataaaaagccaggccttgagatggaaggtcctgggttcaaatttggtctcagacacttgctagttgtatgactcataacaaatcatttaaactcaatTGCCTgccccttatcacttttctgccttggaaccaatactttgtatcaattctaagacagaaggtaagggaaagagagaaggaaggaaggaaggaaggaaggaaggaaggaaggaaggaaggaaggaaggaaggaagggagggagggaNNNNNNNNNNNNNNNNNNNNNNNNNNNNNNNNNNNNNNNNNNNNNNNNNNNNNNNNNNNNNNNNNNNNNNNNNNNNNNNNNNNNNNNNNNNNNNNNNNNNNNNNNNNNNNNNNNNNNNNNNNNNNNNNNNNNNNNNNNNNNNNNNNNNNNNNNNNNNNNNNNNNNNNNNNNNNNNNNNNNNNNNNNNNNNNNNNNNNNNNNNNNNNNNNNNNNNNNNNNNNNNNNNNNNNNNNNNNNNNNNNNNNNNNNNNNNNNNNNNNNNNNNNNNNNNNNNNNNNNNNNNNNNNNNNNNNNNNNNNNNNNNNNNNNNNNNNNNNNNNNNNNNNNNNNNNNNNNNNNNNNNNNNNNNNNNNNNNNNNNNNNNNNNNNNNNNNNNNNNNNNNNNNNNNNNNNNNNNNNNNNNNNNNNNNNNNNNNNNNNNNNNNNNNNNNNNNNNNNNNNNNNNNNNNNNNNNNNNNNNNNNNNNNNNNNNNNNNNNNNNNNNNNNNNNNNNNNNNNNNNNNNNNNNNNNNNNNNNNNNNNNNNNNNNNNNNNNNNNNNNNNNNNNNNNNNNNNNNNNNNNNNNNNNNNNNNNNNNNNNNNNNNNNNNNNNNNNNNNNNNNNNNNNNNNNNNNNNNNNNNNNNNNNNNNNNNNNNNNNNNNNNNNNNNNNNNNNNNNNNNNNNNNNNNNNNNNNNNNNNNNNNNNNNNNNNNNNNNNNNNNNNNNNNNNNNNNNNNNNNNNNNNNNNNNNNNNNNNNNNNNNNNNNNNNNNNNNNNNNNNNNNNNNNNNNNNNNNNNNNNNNNNNNNNNNNNNNNNNNNNNNNNNNNNNNNNNNNNNNNNNNNNNNNNNNNNNNNNNNNNNNNNNNNNNNNNNNNNNNNNNNNNNNNNNNNNNNNNNNNNNNNNNNNNNNNNNNNNNNNNNNNNNNNNNNNNNNNNNNNNNNNNNNNNNNNNNNNNNNNNNNNNNNNNNNNNNNNNNNNNNNNNNNNNNNNNNNNNNNNNNNNNNNNNNNNNNNNNNNNNNNNNNNNNNNNNNNNNNNNNNNNNNNNNNNNNNNNNNNNNNNNNNNNNNNNNNNNNNNNNNNNNNNNNNNNNNNNNNNNNNNNNNNNNNNNNNNNNNNNNNNNNNNNNNNNNNNNNNNNNNNNNNNNNNNNNNNNNNNNNNNNNNNNNNNNNNNNNNNNNNNNNNNNNNNNNNNNNNNNNNNNNNNNNNNNNNNNNNNNNNNNNNNNNNNNNNNNNNNNNNNNNNNNNNNNNNNNNNNNNNNNNNNNNNNNNNNNNNNNNNNNNNNNNNNNNNNNNNNNNNNNNNNNNNNNNNNNNNNNNNNNNNNNNNNNNNNNNNNNNNNNNNNNNNNNNNNNNNNNNNNNNNNNNNNNNNNNNNNNNNNNNNNNNNNNNNNNNNNNNNNNNNNNNNNNNNNNNNNNNNNNNNNNNNNNNNNNNNNNNNNNNNNNNNNNNNNNNNNNNNNNNNNNNNNNNNNNNNNNNNNNNNNNNNNNNNNNNNNNNNNNNNNNNNNNNNNNNNNNNNNNNNNNNNNNNNNNNNNNNNNNNNNNNNNNNNNNNNNNNNNNNNNNNNNNNNNNNNNNNNNNNNNNNNNNNNNNNNNNNNNNNNNNNNNNNNNNNNNNNNNNNNNNNNNNNNNNNNNNNNNNNNNNNNNNNNNNNNNNNNNNNNNNNNNNNNNNNNNNNNNNNNNNNNNNNNNNNNNNNNNNNNNNNNNNNNNNNNNNNNNNNNNNNNNNNNNNNNNNNNNNNNNNNNNNNNNNNNNNNNNNNNNNNNNNNNNNNNNNNNNNNNNNNNNNNNNNNNNNNNNNNNNNNNNNNNNNNNNNNNNNNNNNNNNNNNNNNNNNNNNNNNNNNNNNNNNNNNNNNNNNNNNNNNNNNNNNNNNNNNNNNNNNNNNNNNNNNNNNNNNNNNNNNNNNNNNNNNNNNNNNNNNNNNNNNNNNNNNNNNNNNNNNNNNNNNNNNNNNNNNNNNNNNNNNNNNNNNNNNNNNNNNNNNNNNNNNNNNNNNNNNNNNNNNNNNNNNNNNNNNNNNNNNNNNNNNNNNNNNNNNNNNNNNNNNNNNNNNNNNNNNNNNNNNNNNNNNNNNNNNNNNNNNNNNNNNNNNNNNNNNNNNNNNNNNNNNNNNNNNNNNNNNNNNNNNNNNNNNNNNNNNNNNNNNNNNNNNNNNNNNNNNNNNNNNNNNNNNNNNNNNNNNNNNNNNNNNNNNNNNNNNNNNNNNNNNNNNNNNNNNNNNNNNNNNNNNNNNNNNNNNNNNNNNNNNNNNNNNNNNNNNNNNNNNNNNNNNNNNNNNNNNNNNNNNNNNNNNNNNNNNNNNNNNNNNNNNNNNNNNNNNNNNNNNNNNNNNNNNNNNNNNNNNNNNNNNNNNNNNNNNNNNNNNNNNNNNNNNNNNNNNNNNNNNNNNNNNNNNNNNNNNNNNNNNNNNNNNNNNNNNNNNNNNNNNNNNNNNNNNNNNNNNNNNNNNNNNNNNNNNNNNNNNNNNNNNNNNNNNNNNNNNNNNNNNNNNNNNNNNNNNNNNNNNNNNNNNNNNNNNNNNNNNNNNNNNNNNNNNNNNNNNNNNNNNNNNNNNNNNNNNNNNNNNNNNNNNNNNNNNNNNNNNNNNNNNNNNNNNNNNNNNNNNNNNNNNNNNNNNNNNNNNNNNNNNNNNNNNNNNNNNNNNNNNNNNNNNNNNNNNNNNNNNNNNNNNNNNNNNNNNNNNNNNNNNNNNNNNNNNNNNNNNNNNNNNNNNNNNNNNNNNNNNNNNNNNNNNNNNNNNNNNNNNNNNNNNNNNNNNNNNNNNNNNNNNNNNNNNNNNNNNNNNNNNNNNNNNNNNNNNNNNNNNNNNNNNNNNNNNNNNNNNNNNNNNNNNNNNNNNNNNNNNNNNNNNNNNNNNNNNNNNNNNNNNNNNNNNNNNNNNNNNNNNNNNNNNNNNNNNNNNNNNNNNNNNNNNNNNNNNNNNNNNNNNNNNNagggagggagggagggagggaaagagagaaagaagggagagagggaatataAAAATTACAAGTACcaataaaaaattagagaaacatttttaaagatggaTATTTATACAGTAacataaggtttgcaaagcttaTTTCATCCTTGAAACCACATACCACaaccattattatttccattttattagtaGGGAAATTGAGACTTAGAGGTGTTAAGTGATCTGCCTATGGTCATGttgggtctaaggcagaatttgaacccaagtcttttctcattttaagtaGAACAGTGTTTCTACTATATACCATATCTCCACTAAGCCTCGGTTTCTCAgtctacaaaatgaagaggttggatttcATTTTCCAAGAAGGCTTATAAGAGTTGTGGACAAGTGCTGGGCAGTGGAGTCAGACCAGCTTTTGAGGCTCAATCATGTGATCATCCTCCAGTTAGCTCTCCTGCCCTCCATCCCTCTCAGCTTTGTGCTATCTACGAATGGGGATCCAAGAGCCTCATGTTCTTAGATGGAATGAGATTATGTACAGAAAGAAGGTATAGACCTTGTACtttgttcatatttgtttttcttattaacAAGGTAGTACCATATAAGTACACCACTGTGGTTCTTTCTCGATGCCCCTAAGAGCTTTTcaagattatttttataatataatctaataatttaaattaataattaattcattttcatttaagacatttaaatttctaatatggCAAATATTGATAGGCATTaacttaaataaacaaaaactctatGGAGAAATCTCCATAATTTTTGAGGGCATAAAGGGAACTTTGGAAAACCTCAGTCTAGTTCTTGACTCTGCAACTATCTAGCTATATGCCCtcgggcaaatcatttaaacttgtCCTTCCCAACTTTGTGTCTTCTGCAGACTTGCCAAACATGCCTTCTGTGACTTCATCCAAGttactgataaaaatgttcaatAGCACAGAACCAAGGACAGATGCCTGGGGCACTCCACTAGagaactttccttttaaaaaaaaaattaaattatcacaAAGAATACTAAAAATTAGTATAGCCAATTCAACATGCCTTACAActattcacattttttaaaatgaggctaCTTAACTTCCCTTGTGACTGTGGAAAGATTTAAAGGGAAGGGACCAAagtccctggacctcagtttctttttctccttttttaaaaatatttgtccatggttccatgattcatgtcctctctgtcctctcttccctcccccttcctggagctgacaagcagttccactgggttttacatatattatcactcgagtaatcttttaaaaacaaaaccccaaatcctatacctatataaacaagcAGTAAATCACGGTTTTTTCCTgcatttttgctcccacagttctttctctaattgccaccactagcatttctagtacaatgttaaataatagaggtgataatgggcatcctggcttcactcctgatctgatTGGGAAGGCTTCTCACTTAGcttcattgcagatgatgcttgctgatgcttttaaataaatattacttattattttgtgAGAAAATCCTTTCATTCCTAtcctttcttgtgttttcaataggaatggattgtatttgtcaaaggctttttctgcatctattgagataaccatgtgatttctgttactttggttgttgatatgatcaattatgcagatggttttcctaatattgaaccagccctgcattcctggtataaatctcacctggtcacagtgaatgatccttgtgataaattgctatagtcttttagctagtattttatttaaaattgttgcATCTCttttcattaaggagactggtccatagttttctttctctgtttttggtcttcctgtcttaggtatcagtaccatatttatgtcattaaaaaaatttggtaagattccttctttgcttattttgtcaatagtttgtagagtattgggattatttgttctttaaatgtttgatagaattcacttgtgaatccatctggtcctggcgattttttccgggggagttccttgatggcgtgttcaatttctttttctgagatgggattgtttaagtattctatttcctcttttgttaatctaggcaatttatacttttgtaaatagtcatccatttcacctagattgtcagatttatggtcatataattgggtaaaatagctcctaatactcagtttctttatctgtgaaataagaGATTTAGACTTGAAAACCACTAGTCACTTCAactagggcagcaaggtggcccaGTGAACAGAGTACctggcccagagtcagaaagtctcctcttcctgagttcaaaaccagcctcagatacttactatatgatcctgggcaagtacttaaccccgtttgcctcagtttcctcatctgtcaaataagccagagaaggaaatgcaaaccactctaataACTTTGCGAGGAaaacccagatggggtcatgaagagtcagaaatgactgaaaaacaaaacaaaacaaaaaaaaaaaaccttctagttccaaaattatatgattctggGAGTCTCAGAGTTTCAGCTGCAGCTGTAAGTCATAATGATTATGTTCCTGCTGATGATAAGAGAATGTAAGCTGGTGGTAAGCATATTCTGTCTTCCGAGACAGAGTTATTTTTATCCTGGATAGTGGGAAGGTGGGTTTCATTCTGACATGTTTTTAGGCCTTTGAAAACTTAGCAGACATTTGCAATGGAGTCATCGCCCTGGTCAGCCAGGTCCCTCCCCGGGCTGTCCAACAATTGTAGTGAGTAGGGTTCCTTGGAGCCCAGCAGGGTCTAATGTTTCCTGTGTCCTTTGCCCCTCAGGACTCTTTGATGCCCGTGCCCTGGCAGTAGACTACAGAAGCATTGGCTTTCGAGAGTGCCTCACTGAAGTTGGCAGATACCTCGGGATCCTGGAGGGCCAGAGCAGTACCGAGCCCATCCGGCTTCGTCTCCTCTCTCATCTGCACAACTACATCGCTGAGATGGTGCCCTCGTCAGGGGCTGCCACCTTCCTGCCTTGCCCAGCTTGGCCCTGGGCATTCCCCCATGGCAACTCGGCAGCCTCAGGCCAGCTTCCAATGCCCCAGCAAGGGCCCAGCCCAGGACTGGCACTTGTAACAGCCTCCTCTCTGGCATATTCCATCCCCATGCTCCGAACCACCCCTCTCCACCGAATCTCTGGCACTATCCTGCCTGCCCGGAAGAGCTTCCTGAGCCGTCGGGTGCCAGCAGGCCCTCCTCGGGCCCGCCTTGCAGGGAGGCCAGCTAGCCCAGCTCCGGTCCCTGTGGGGAGTGGCGCAGCTTCCAGAAACAGCCACATTGCTGCAGtcctgctctcctccccctcctgctCCCCCTCCCCTGGAGTCCCCATTCCTCCTGCCTACACATCACCCCCTGTGCTGAGCCCATCTGCTCAGGGGCCCACAGGCAGGCTTGCCACTGCCAGACTCTGCCGCTCCTGGACTACTGAGGTTGGGGCTTTCTGAGTCGATTCCCTGCCAGATTCCTGGCACATGCACAACTTGCCATTCCCTGGGACCGTGGCCAAAGCGGGCCTGGATGGCACCATGATGGAAAGGGCTCCTTCTTCCATCCCCATCctgcctctctcctcctccctgctTCTCGTAGTAGCCTCTCCAGTTCCCATCTTCATGTcctccttcctgcctccaggctccaTCCAGCTCCCCTTCTCCCattcagttttattaataattgtaAAACTGGCTGTCTGGTGTATCAGAATGAGCCTTGAACCCAAAGCCAGAGAATTCGGCTTCCTCTCTTGCCTCTCCTCCTTCCTGACTGGATGAGCCTAAGGAAACTCCTTCTGGCTGGACCTTCGATGGAGCCATGTCAGAATGGAGGGGTTGGACCAGATCTTCTCATCCTACGTCTTCACTTCCAGCCAGTGTTCCCCCATATGGATGTATTTCATCATGTAATTGACAAGTAGGGCATTGTGGTGCCCCCTATAGGTGGTGCTGACAGGGAAGATTGCCTGGGTGCCATCGACCGCTGGACAGTCAAATCAGGCTCCTTGGGCTTTCCTAAAGAGTCTTCATATGGACCCCAATCACATACCACTAGGTTGCAATTCCTTGGCTTTGATTCCTCTGCTGTGGATGCCCTTTACTGAACCTCAGCCTCCCCTTTAGAGGTATTCCCTTGAGTGACATGGCTCTCAGAGCAAGACACTCCATCTAGGTAACTCAGTGGCAGCTAGTGGACAAGGTCCATagggtgctggacttggaatctggaaggtctaagttcaaatcctacccccagacactagctgtgaccctgggcaaatcccttaatttctctgtgcctcagtttcctcatctgtaaaatggagataataatagtacctattttccagggttactgtgaggatcaaatgagttaacatagaAAGAATGCTCTGTGAGTGATGTATGTATTAATACTAGTTATTATTCTACCCTGAGTTGGTCATCCATTTCTGTGTGTCCATGACAAAGTCAGCCCCTTGTATGGCCCTTCCCAGCAGAAATCCTCATCTGGGATCAATCACagtggagggggaggaaagagagaagtggGGAATGTTTTGAGAGAACAGAACATTGCATCCCAGGCCAGCTGCCCCTTCTGGGAGGTCAAGCCCAGAAGGAATAAATGACTTTTAAGCAGTAGTTTCTTGGGAACCCGGTTCCAGAACAAGCAGCTGGAGCACAATGTCTGACCTTCTCCCAGTGAAAAGTGTGAATAAATATGAGGaaacaccacaaaaagagccattgGGCAAGATTGCACTTCTTCTGCCTTTGACCCACTTTACTCCAGATGAATTGGAAAAACAAGATCACAAGATCGAGTTTTTATCCCTTATTACCACTAAATAAAGAGCTGaagtcacagaatcagagaatctccGAGTTGGAAGCATCATTAGAGCAGtgttttgataaatgtttaacaaccagcttggggggaggggggtatGTCCAATATACTttgaagtttaatctgcattattaatatttcctctgtcttaagtctaggcaatcaacaaaacagatcAAGCCtcgatttgtagcatttgccaaattccaaggtgtaaatgctcgcCATGATCCTTTAACAATCATCTCTCTCCAGCAGGTTCCTGGCTCCAGCACATCCTTTCATTAGAGGCCATCTAACGGATTTGTACCCAAACAGGAGTCCTGAGGATCATAAACTCAGAGATTTCAGGGTTGAAAGGGATCTTAGCCTACATTATGTCCAAGTCTCTCTTATAGAAGAGGGCACTTAACCTCAGAGAGGGACAGTAACCTGCTCAGGGCAGATCCAGAATTCCAACTTGGTTCCTTCAGTTCCAAATCTGTGCTATTCAGTGGGCCACACTGccttccttctcccatctcctCCACAAGGTCTCATCCAGCCTTGTGATAATTTCTTATGACTGAGAGCTCCCTCCCTTAGCCctaggcagcccattctactttgggacagctctaatcAGCCAATGAGTTTTCCTTACATTGAACCTACACCTAGAACTTAGTTGCAGGGTCTgccacatattaggtgcttaataaatgtggattGGATGGCATTTGCCTCTCTAAAGCTTCTCCCAGTTACTCCTGTTTCTGTTTTCTGGGACCAAACAAAAGAAGtctagtgcctttttttttttttcttcttaacccataccttctgtcttagaatccatactaagtatcagttccaaggctttAGAAAAGTAGTAAGTACTGaacaactgaagttaagtgacttacccagggtcacatagctaggaagtatctgaggccatatttgaacccaggacttcctggctctatccaatgagtcacccaGATGGCCCAAGTGCCTCTATCACCTGACAGCCTTTCCAATACTTGAAGATCGCTCTCCTGTCCTGCCCTGAGCCTTCTTTAGGCTCAACATTCCCAGGTCTTTCAATAGATTTTGGCAGAGTCCAAGCCTTCatttcctcactctctctccctacttACGTCAAAACTGTTTCTCATGCCTTAGGGATAAAGACTAacccttggggcagctaggtagcccagtggacagagcaccagacctggagaggAGATGACAtgggttccaatatggcctcagatatttactagctgtaagaccctgagcaagtcacttaacccggttagcttcagtttccttatctgttaaatgagctagggaaggaaatgacaaaccattccagtatttctgccaagaaaatgccagtGGGGTGgtagagagtcagacacaactgagcaaCAATGCATGTTTAGTCCTTCCTTGAAGGGAGAGACTTTTgcaggaagaaatggcaaaccactccagtatctctaccaagaaagctcccaatggaatcacaaagagtcagccatgCCTCAACAGCAACAACGTGCTCTATGTGCTCTTTCTGAACCAAACTAATCtttatctttgaatttttaagaagaatcacttttttttttacaaagctaTTCAATTTACAAAGTACCCAATAAAATCTCCAGATTCTGTCACAGAATGAATGGATTCCATTCATGGACCACTTGCTTAGTGTCACGTATCCCTGGGGATGGGATAGGCTGAATTTAGGACAGTAAAGATAGATGAAGTTTATAGTCTTGCCACAATTGAAAAGATAAGGCAATGGAACTGGAGAGGAGGAAGGCAGCAGCTATTGCCAGTCAttactctcttttcctcctttgataTTACCCGAAACCTGCATAAAAAGGCAGAGCTCGCCCACACTTCCAGGCTGGACCAAAGGGC
Protein-coding regions in this window:
- the HEYL gene encoding hairy/enhancer-of-split related with YRPW motif-like protein: MKRLGEDSPSDTESDGTIDVGKEEYSQISRAHSPTTTSQMQARKKRRGIIEKRRRDRINSSLSELRRLVPTAFEKQGSSKLEKAEILQMTVDHLKMLRATGGSGLFDARALAVDYRSIGFRECLTEVGRYLGILEGQSSTEPIRLRLLSHLHNYIAEMVPSSGAATFLPCPAWPWAFPHGNSAASGQLPMPQQGPSPGLALVTASSLAYSIPMLRTTPLHRISGTILPARKSFLSRRVPAGPPRARLAGRPASPAPVPVGSGAASRNSHIAAVLLSSPSCSPSPGVPIPPAYTSPPVLSPSAQGPTGRLATARLCRSWTTEVGAF